In Miscanthus floridulus cultivar M001 chromosome 5, ASM1932011v1, whole genome shotgun sequence, one genomic interval encodes:
- the LOC136451683 gene encoding LEAF RUST 10 DISEASE-RESISTANCEUS RECEPTOR-LIKE PROTEIN KINASE-like 1.2, with translation MQTAVVVVLAALLLPLSALLRLGCLATATADADANRTTSGNDTSCAPATCGNLSITYPFSLAGVHPLECGYPAFGLTCDAAAGRAYLSKTFRVNLYRVLSISYDNRSMLVAVETAFSGDEACRIPDFNVSSGLGLFPVNTSATNWELTFVYNCKIPHNELLTGPCAKHPIGAYISKRPGDVENSRPQWVQANCSSASVPVRRNLTRESVYDSLISDGFLLDWPTLGDCDACKRKGGQCRFYELSFQCVNSSTSSRGGAKSLGLKIAGGIAAALLCVIILSIGFLLMLHKRRKRKRSASLAGLIRDGTPLASLRKEFSMTGSPRTHIFTYEELDEATDGFSDERELGVGGFGTVYKGTLRDGNVVAVKRLYKNSYKSVEQFQNEVEILSRLRHPNLVTLYGCTSPWSSRDLLLVYEYVPNGTLADHLHGARASASAAGSDDSAPPPPLTLSWPVRLGIAVETASALEYLHGVEPHQVVHRDVKTNNILLDEAFHVKVADFGLSRLFPAHATHVSTAPQGTPGYVDPMYHQCYQLTDKSDVYSFGVVLVELISSKPAVDMSRARAPGGGDVNLASMAVHMIQCYEIDRLVDPRIGYRTDGGTKRAVDLVAEMAFRCLQPEQDVRPPISEVLNALREAQRMEQDGCAVKAKDDMGLLKKSRDGSPDSVMYQWTSPSTTTHNSS, from the exons ATGCAGACCgccgtggtggtggtgttggCGGCGCTGCTGCTCCCCCTCTCCGCCTTGCTGCGCTTAGGCTGCTTAGCCACGGccaccgccgacgccgacgccaatCGGACCACCAGCGGCAACGACACGAGCTGCGCGCCGGCGACATGCGGGAACCTGAGCATCACGTACCCGTTCTCGCTCGCCGGCGTGCATCCGCTGGAGTGCGGCTACCCGGCCTTCGGGCTGACATGCGACGCTGCTGCTGGCAGGGCGTACCTCAGCAAGACGTTCAGGGTGAACCTGTACCGCGTGCTCAGCATATCCTACGACAACCGCTCCATGCTCGTGGCAGTGGAGACCGCCTTCTCCGGCGACGAGGCGTGTAGAATCCCGGACTTCAACGTGTCCTCTGGCCTCGGCCTCTTCCCGGTCAACACCAGCGCCACCAACTGGGAGCTCACGTTCGTCTACAACTGCAAGATTCCTCACAACGAGCTGCTGACAGGGCCATGTGCCAAACACCCAATTGGGGCTTACATCTCCAAGAGGCCCGGCGACGTGGAGAACAGCCGGCCGCAGTGGGTTCAGGCGAACTGCAGCTCCGCGAGCGTGCCGGTGCGCCGGAATCTGACTCGTGAGTCCGTGTACGATTCATTGATCAGCGATGGTTTCCTCCTGGACTGGCCGACGCTTGGAGACTGCGATGCGTGCAAACGGAAAGGAGGGCAGTGCAGGTTCTACGAGCTTTCCTTCCAATGCGTCAATTCGTCGACTTCTTCTCGTG GCGGCGCAAAGAGTCTTGGGCTCAAAATTGCAGGAG GAATCGCAGCAGCTCTTCTATGCGTGATCATACTGAGCATTGGGTTTCTCCTCATGCTGCACAAGCGAAGGAAGAGGAAGAGATCTGCGTCACTGGCCGGGCTCATCCGTGATGGGACACCATTGGCATCGCTCCGGAAAGAGTTCAGCATGACCGGATCGCCCCGTACGCACATCTTCACTTACGAGGAGCTTGACGAGGCCACCGACGGCTTCAGCGACGAACGCGAGCTCGGCGTCGGCGGCTTCGGCACAGTGTACAAAG GGACTCTGCGGGACGGGAACGTGGTGGCGGTGAAGCGGCTGTACAAGAACAGCTACAAGAGCGTGGAGCAGTTCCAGAACGAGGTGGAGATCCTGTCGCGGCTGCGGCACCCGAACCTGGTGACGCTCTACGGCTGCACCTCGCCGTGGAGCAGCCGCGACCTGCTCCTCGTCTACGAGTACGTCCCCAACGGCACGCTAGCCGACCACCTCCACGGCGCGCGCGCCTCGGCCTCGGCGGCGGGGTCCGACgactccgcgccgccgccgccgctgacgcTGTCGTGGCCCGTCCGCCTGGGCATCGCCGTGGAGACGGCGAGCGCGCTGGAGTACCTCCACGGCGTGGAGCCGCACCAGGTGGTGCACCGCGACGTGAAGACCAACAACATCCTCCTGGACGAGGCGTTCCACGTGAAGGTGGCCGACTTCGGGCTGTCCCGGCTGTTCCCGGCGCACGCCACGCACGTGTCCACGGCGCCGCAGGGCACGCCCGGGTACGTCGACCCCATGTACCACCAGTGCTACCAGCTCACCGACAAgagcgacgtgtacagcttcggcgtcGTGCTGGTGGAGCTCATCTCCTCCAAGCCCGCCGTGGACATGagccgcgcccgcgcccccgGCGGTGGCGACGTCAACCTGGCCAGCATGGCCGTGCACATGATCCAGTGCTACGAGATCGACCGCCTCGTGGACCCGCGGATCGGGTACCGGACGGACGGCGGGACCAAGCGGGCCGTGGACCTCGTCGCCGAGATGGCGTTCCGGTGCCTGCAGCCGGAGCAGGACGTGAGGCCGCCCATCAGCGAGGTGCTGAACGCGCTGAGAGAGGCGCAGAGGATGGAGCAGGATGGGTGCGCCGTCAAGGCCAAGGATGACATGGGGTTGCTCAAGAAGAGCAGGGACGGCTCGCCAGACTCCGTCATGTATCAGTGGACCAGCCCATCCACCACTACCCATAACAGCAGTTGA